Genomic segment of bacterium:
GATATGGAGCACGGCCCGGTGACGGTGGAGGTCCTCGAGGGCCTCGTGCGGGCATGCCGCGCCGTGGACGTCGTCGCGCTGGCGCGGGTCCCGACCGACCATCCCAAGACGATCCTTCGGGCCCTCGACGTGGGATGCGTGGGGGTTATGGTTCCTCAAGTGGAGACGCCCGAGCAGGCGCTGGCGGCGGTCGCGGCGACGAAGTACGCGCCCGCGGGCACGCGGTCGCTCGCCGGGGCGACGGCGGCGGCCTGGTGGGGTCACGTGCCGATCCCCGACCACGTCACGGCCAGCAACGCCGCCACGATGAGCATTCTACAGATCGAGACGCGCCGCGGGCTCGAGGCGGTCGAGGCGATCGCGCGAACCCCCGGAGTGGATGTACTCTTTATCGGCCCGTCCGATCTTTCGCAAAGCCTGGGTCATCCGGGCGCGGTCTCGCACCCCGACGTCCAGGCCGCGATCCGGCGGATCTTCGGCGCGGGCCGGACCGCCGGCGTGCCGGTGGGGATTCTCGCCCTCACCCCCGAAGACGTCCGCGCCTACCGGTCGATTGGGGCGACCATGTTCATGGACAGTCTCCCACGCTTGCTGTTGCGGGCCTGCCAGGGACAAGTGCAGAAGCTGCGGGAAGCGGCCCAGGTCGCCCAGGGAGCGACGCCGCCCGGGGTTCGTTGACGCGTGTCGACACGGCTCGACTACCACGATCCGTTTCATGAGTTCGCGGGGCGGCTGACCGAGGCGCTCGAGGATCACCATCTGGTCGTCTCCGGGTACGCCTTTCTGGTCGACGTGGATCACATGAGCCGCGAGTATCGCTACGTGGTCCACCTCGACGGCGAGCCCTCCTCCGATGCTCCCCGAACCTTTGCCTGGCCGTGGGCCGAGCTCCGGTTTCTGGTCGACGCGCTCTCGTTCGGGCGCCACATCGCCGAGTACGACGAGGGCGTGGAGTTCTCCCGAACCGTGCATGAAGAAGTGCAGGTCTTCGGAGAGCTGCTCACGGAGATCATGATGGATCGGCTCCTGGTGCCTCCGGACGTGGTGGCGCTTCGCCGCGCCATCATCCCGGTGGCGTCGGAACCGGGCGTACCGAGCATCAGCCTGCAGCAGCACTTCTCCAGCGAGGATGCGCCGCCGGTCTACAGCGCGCGTGTCCAGTCGAGCATCATGCTCAAGGAAGACGAGTTGGTCGATGGGGACCGGCCGCGCAAGATCGCCTCGGCCGTCTCAGGGATCCTGAGCGCCCTGGAGGCGTTGCATCTCCCCGCCGAAGGGGCGCCCATGCCGCCCGCCGAGTAACGCCGGCGACTCGTGTTCGACACGGACGCTGTGTTCATGGATGAAGCGCTCGTCGAGGCTCGGGCCGCGGCGGGTGTGAGGGATGTGCCGGTCGGCGCGGTCATCGTGCGCGATGGGCACGTGATCGCCCGTGGGCACAACCGCAGGGAACGAGATCGGGATCCCACCGCCCACGCGGAGATGGAAGTACTCCGCCGCGCGGCCAGGGTGCTCGGCGGATGGC
This window contains:
- a CDS encoding aldolase/citrate lyase family protein, whose amino-acid sequence is MLANPLKGRVRGGEAVFGTILPIPSPEVAEIAGLSGYDFLLLDMEHGPVTVEVLEGLVRACRAVDVVALARVPTDHPKTILRALDVGCVGVMVPQVETPEQALAAVAATKYAPAGTRSLAGATAAAWWGHVPIPDHVTASNAATMSILQIETRRGLEAVEAIARTPGVDVLFIGPSDLSQSLGHPGAVSHPDVQAAIRRIFGAGRTAGVPVGILALTPEDVRAYRSIGATMFMDSLPRLLLRACQGQVQKLREAAQVAQGATPPGVR